One part of the Rhizophagus irregularis chromosome 25, complete sequence genome encodes these proteins:
- a CDS encoding uncharacterized protein (SECRETED:cutsite_VSA-YT; SECRETED:prob_0.6038); SECRETED:SignalP(1-30), which translates to MKPNSNKTLWSLLVIFTSVLTIFVTTYVSAYTINTYNHSEGDAYISPMGYFTLTDGSQLLRFYRPLNNRKCNEPDLHLRVLHVNGTMSPFVVQNFSIPKFNFCRIDMDVLSPDYIIVTNLNRDNIFYILYYNISDTDYSLPFGRFIAEVDSDGNILGENWLGYNNYYNGSIVGRLGKFKFIFDLSDTFYYMKLADIHDPDTLEWQKFKITPITGRLQKGESGVISRKDLNLQYDNPIYSFLTIDSGLGFIYSKRYSSQVNAELQPSLYIYVNFYKPENENKKLTEPFIIYQTSTPNLSMNFAMCSVDIKGIGYQCVIQLRKTTEIDPLNKDIYYGHNLVLIVSFLSSGSVTRIVQLTGNYAKADSVVKVPLIYGGYLLMYRNSVLDVDGVQGCLLGGDIFDTNDMFNSTWDIPPNFTIQSPCIFIYNFIYKTFDMIWKITPTDLTIVSTDVPTFLYIEGELALKSAKISSVNPKYGKTITLGRNTLEINYEVPISLSIRNITIYQVNGTNILMRQTTSGKASEFFTIEQNKITLKVLPSTFNVPSAEYHISIDPNFVMQKEINEPIDRLQHSSWVVITEAFEDTYAESFTGSIRLIPEGTKLFYQNKKEFIDQLLQEISLILPVDRDRLKIKDHQQVDSSTQFEQLIIPLQIEPTRNLSQRNTNNLYHDLNHMILNKQYTVISKYQYASLLDQSYGYKLNAGIKEIIRDNKETILSAIVVLFIIILVFLWAKRKGERNKDNEDNEENEKNEDEERSNMIILKVGLSLMDFVLDGLFIYKNGYDIKILFIPSLVIFAFASIFNLILALSLIIYENFKHDKFKEWLKKNSIVASIFTLFSATNVEVLNVLTSKIGGFKMFSATFKKNTISTIFWLSVTNFIVKDIPQFGIQAYYITHVISYNVIPFLTLVTSSAMVVLNVIGKLYNIIIECQKRSTDDDDDDGDGDGD; encoded by the exons ATGAAACCGAATTCAAACAAAACTCTTTGGAGCTTATTGGTGATTTTCACTAGtgtattaacaatttttgtgACAACTTATGTTAGTGCTTACACAATAAATACCTATAATCATTCTGAAGGAGATGCTTACATCTCACCAATGGGATATTTTACGCTTACTGATGGAAGCCAATTGCTTCGATTTTATCGTCCACTTAACAATAGAAAGTGTAATGAACCAGATTTACACTTAAGAGTTTTACATGTAAATGGGACCATGTCACCTTTTGTTGTTCAAAACTTTTCGATTCCGAAGTTTAATTTTTGTCGAATAGATATGGATGTATTATCACCTGATTATATCATAGTAACCAATCTTAACAGGGATAATATATTCTACATACTTTACTATAATATATCTGATACCGACTATAGTCTACCATTTGGAAGATTTATTGCTGAAGTGGATTCAGATGGAAATATATTAGG CGAAAATTGGCTCggttacaataattattataatggtaGTATAGTTGGACGATtaggaaaatttaaatttatttttgatttgtccgatacattttattatatgaaattggCTGATATTCATGATCCTGATACTTTGGAGTggcaaaaatttaaaataac TCCAATTACTGGAAGACTCCAAAAAGGAGAAAGTGGAGTGATATCTCGTAAAGATTTAAATCTTCAATATGATAATcctatatattcatttttaacgATTGATAGTGGACTtggatttatttattcaaaacgTTATTCCTCACAAGTTAATGCGGAACTGCAACcaagtttatatatttatgttaatttttacaaacctgagaatgaaaacaaaaaattaactgaaccatttattatttatcaaacaTCCACTCCAAATTTATCTATGAATTTTGCAATGTGTTCGGTAGATATTAAGGGTATAGGATATCAATGTGTCATTCAATTAAGAAAAACTACTGAAATTGATCCacttaataaagatatttattatggTCATAATTTGGTATTAATTGTTTCATTTCTTTCGTCTGGTTCAGTCACTAGGATTGTACAATTAACGGGAAATTACGCGAAAGCTGATTCGGTTGTTAAAGTCCCTCTAATTTATGGaggttatttattaatgtatagGAATAGCGTATTAGACGTAGATGGCGTACAAGGGTGTTTACTTGGAGGAGATATTTTTGATACTAATGACATGTTTAATTCAACTTGGGATATACCTCCCAATTTTACAATTCAATCTCcatgcatttttatttataattttatttataagacCTTTGATATGATTTGGAAAATTACGCCAACAGATTTAACAATTGTTTCAACGGATGTGCCAACATTTCTTTACATTGAAgg TGAACTTGCCTTGAAATCGGCAAAGATTAGTTCAGTTAATCCAAAATATGGTAAAACAATCACTTTAGGAAGAAATACTcttgaaattaattatgaagTTCCAATTTCATTATCGATTCGAAATATCACCATCTATCAAGTTAACGGAACAAATATTCTTATGCGACAAACAACTTCTGGTAAAGCATCAGAGTTTTTCACAATAGAACAAaacaaaattactttaaaagtATTGCCAAGTACATTTAATGTACCAAGTGCTGAATATCATATATCTATTGATCCAAATTTTGTAAtgcaaaaagaaattaatgaacCCATAGATAGACTTCAACATTCATCGTGGGTTGTCATTactg aagcgTTTGAGGATACTTATGCag aatctTTTACTGGATCAATTAGATTAATACCTGAAGgaacaaaacttttttatcaaaataaaaaagaatttattgatcAACTACTTCaagaaatttcattaattcttcCTGTTGATCGTGATAGATTAAAGATCAAAGATCATCAACAAGTGGATAGTTCGACtcaatttgaacaattaattattcctTTACAAATCGAACCCACAAGAAATTTATCTCAGAGAAATaccaataatttatatcacgatttaaatcatatgattctaaataaacaatatactGTAATTTCTAAATATCAGTATGCTTCACTATTAGATCAATCTTATGGATATAAACTGAATG ccggtattaaagaaattatacgagataataaagaaacaatATTATCCGCTATAGTTGttctttttatcataattcttGTATTTTTATGGGCTAAAAGAAAAGGAGAAAGGAATAAGGATAATGAGGATAACGAggaaaatgagaaaaatgaGGATGAAGAG AGATCAAATATGATTATATTGAAAGTCGGATTATCTCTTATGGATTTTGTCTTGGATGGGTTATTCATATACAAAAATggttatgatattaaaatacttttcaTTCCAAG tCTAGTGATTTTTGCATTTGCATCaatctttaatttaatattggcattgtcattaataatatacgaAAATTTTAAGCATGATAAATTTAAGGAAtggcttaaaaaaaattcaattgtCGCATCAATATTTACACTTTTTTCAGCAACAAATGTTGAAGTTTTAAATGTCTTGACCTCAAAAATAGGTGGATTCAAAATGTTTTCAGCaacttttaagaaaaatacaaTCTCAACAATATTTTGGCTTAGTGTAACTAATTTCATTGTTAAAGATATTCCTCAATTTGGTATTCag gcTTATTATATAACACATGTTATATCTTATAATGTTATTCCATTTTTAACTCTTGTAACAAGTAGCGCAATGGTCGTTTTAAATGTTATCGgaaagttatataatataatcataGAATGCCAAAAACGAAGtactgatgatgatgatgatgatggtgatgGTGATGGtgattaa